The sequence below is a genomic window from Dictyostelium discoideum AX4 chromosome 5 chromosome, whole genome shotgun sequence.
ttcatcACGAAGTCCATCAAATTGTTGAGTGTTGATTTCTTTCTCCAATTGAAGTTGAGAGATGGTGTTGGTAAGTTCTTCGATTTCCTTTTGTTTTGCCAATACAATTTGTTGACCAGTTTGCAATTGTGATTTAATTTGGTCCAATTGTGAAGAGGATTTCTCGATTTGTTGTTTTGCAGTTCTCAACTCCTCATCCTTTAACTCGGTTACCTTTCTCAATGGATCTAAAGTTTGCACCCATTTATCTCTATCCTCAACTGAATTTGCTTGTAATAACCAAACTCTACGTAATTGAATGATTGCAAAACCAAATGGTACTTCATCTTGAGTGATTGCAACTGAACTATTGGTTAAATcgattttctttaatttatgaGTATCTTTTTGATTATGTGAATAATAAAGGTATGGTTTCTTAAAAACAAACCATCTTGGTTTCCATTCCTCTTTAAATGctgatttctttttcaaataacCACTTGTTTCATCCTCCTTTAATAATGCACTTGATGGTACTTCTTTAACTTTAACTTCAACAATTGTTGATGATCTTTTAcgaccaccaccaccaccaccaccactactactactagtGGTATTTGATGATCTACCACTTTTTGGTGATGATTCACCATTTACTAAAGTTGGTGAAGTTGAAGATGGTGAGGAAaagttttgttgttgttgttgatgtgtTGAATTCATTAATAGCATTTTCTTTACAATCTCTTCAACGTCGATAgttgaagaatttgaagatTCAGCAACACCATTTGCAGCATTAACATCATCAGTGTTGGTTGAATCGATAGTTTtctcttttaaatttgttaatttcTCACGTAGATCCAATTCTTGTCTTAACTTTTCCATTTTCATTGCATAAccaagttttaaaatattctcTTGATGAGCATCAATCATTTCACCAATACGATTTTGATGTTCTTGTTGTCTAGATTTGGTTAAATTAATACTAAATACAGAACCTGCATGAATTGATGGTTCcgataaaattgattcacCTTTGAAAtgagttttaaatttatctaaAAGATTACTCatcgatgatgatgatgtacCATCTGGCATGGTTGCACTTGGCATCGATTCagatgataatattttaattgcaATATCTTTAGAGATTGAAACCACATCTGGGAAACCTTGAATTAAAAGATCAAatgttaatttaaatagaattttatcaccttttcttgttttttgattgaaaataaatgatgGATCATTAGTTTtccataataataaaactgaaTCATCAGTACATGATAATACAGgaatttcaaatatattaccaccactattattactatttgtagtttgattatttactaataatgataatgatgaatttgatgcagaatttgtaattgaatttgtaGTACTTGATGTTTCAGAtgattgttgtgattgttgttgttgttgttgttgtgattgttgtgattgttgttgttgttgttgattatttaataatacatttaatgaggatgatgatgatgatgatgaagtttGTACATTTGCGGCTAAtgataaatcttttaataaatttgaatttggtgttggtggtgcaTTTGATATTacatttggattatttgatTGTGGATTATATGGTGTaccttgttgttgtggtaatggtggttgtgatgatgatgattgttgGTTGTTAGTTTGATTTGAATATGGTGTCATTGGAGTACCTGGTGTATTTTGAATACCTGCTATTCTAGAATTATTTGGTGTATTTGGTGTATTTGGTGTAGctgatgaagataataatggGTTATCTCTTTtaccaaatattttaatatcagATATTCTTGCAGATTTACATTctttaatgattgaatttgattcatTCTTTATAACTTTAAATAGAATTTGACGATttgttttatctttttttaaacgGAATGTAACCGAAGGTAAATGAGTATTATAAACATCTGGATCCTCTAAAATATGAACTGGTTTATATTGATCATCAGTACCTGTATTCTTTTCAGattctaaaatatttaaagttgCTAAAAATTCGAAATTCTCTAACATTGGTTGATtctttgatgatgatgatgttgtggaggcagatgatgatgatgatgttaattttggttgttgtttacTCTTTTTATGACCtctaatttcaaatgaaacaTATTGAGTTTGTAAtagattaattaatgattcgGTTAATGAAGTGATAACAATTCTCTTTTGATCGATAAAAGCAGAGATTGGTTGTGGTTCTGTTAAAAATGTATCTACTATTGTACCATTTTGATTTgggaaattgaatttaatgaaaacatcactaaatttattttcatctatAAACTCTGAGAAACCTTCAAAACCAATGGTAATTTCTAAATTCTTGCCaagtaataatgatttattatttgatggatTCTCTAAATATAAACCACGTTCAGACTCTGTAATATCggtagatgatgatgaaaccaatagatttaaataacCTTTTTGATTACCATTCTCATCTAAAATGGGTACTGGTCTATTACTTTCTACCAAATATAATGTATTCTTTAGATAAACATGTGACACACCAATTAATGAATCCTTTGTAAATGTGAATTGGAAAGGATCCTCTGGAAGCTCAGTATCCAATCTACCATCATTTTGATAAAGTTCcctcattaaataaattctatCTACGAAATCTTGATCGGTGACTAATGTGCTCTCACCAGTCGACGAATCGGTTGCTTTAATAAGGATTTGAGTTTTTCTCCAATCGATTTCCGGCTCGATATTATCAGAGATTTGATCAGGCTCTGGGAATACTGAATATAACTTTAAGGATAAATTGATCTTTTTATTCAAAGTGGAGGAGATGGCATTCGCTTCGTTCAATGATAAAATGATGAAAGAGATCTTATTCAAAAGTTTAGATCTATGAACTTTTGATCTCCAACGTCTAAATGCGAGCAATGCCAATTTCTCACGTTGTTCCTTTACTTCTGGGTCGCAATCATTCTCGAGTTGTAATCTAATTTGGTCATATAATGCTCTCATTTGTTTCTTATATTCTTGTTTATCATTGATATGTTTTGACATTGCCAATGTACCTTGAATTGAAGCCAATTCATTCAAAGCGAAATCATAATCCATAATTTGATCGACTGGACTCTTTGTACTACTAACTATACCACCAGTAGTTTGATTTCTTTCTCTTGCAATTTTAATTGCTTCCTCTGGattattaaatctaaaaatatgATTATTACCTAAAATTACTCTATTACCTGTTGTTAAAATGgttggtttattaatttcaacacCATTTACATAGATATATGATCTatctaatttcttttcaccatcatcatcatcattattattttctttttctttttctgattttggttttgatggtgactttgatgatgttggtgttgttgatgatgaattttctttattattattattattcataaaattatttgatggaGAAATTATAACTTTtccattaatattttcaaaaatacaATGTTCTTTATGAATATTTAAACCATTTAAAATGATATCTTGAGGAATTTCAGAATCTGAACGACCAATTCTAGTTTTACCTTCTTTAACATAATAGATTAAAGATTCAGACATTAGAGGATcctcatttaaattaataagatGAGGAATTGAAGAGACCACTTTAATTGCAACACCCATATCTTTTAGTGCAGCCATTCTATCCTCACGAATTGCTTCAGCCTCTGATAATTTCTCTTCccatgatttatttaattcagcCATGAGTTTTTCATATTGTTCTATCTTTTCATTCAATGTAGAAACGGTTTCATCGTAATCGGAATTCATAAGTTTTGAATCGTTTGCATGATATTGACCACCTTGGTCCATCATTGCTCTTAATCTCTCCACTTCACCTTGCAACTCTCTAATAAGCTTGGACTGAGCATCTTCATTGACCACAGCGACAGTTTTGATCTTTTTAGCGGAATCTGCATAACGTAGTGTCGAGAGTGACTCTTCATAGTTTATATCTGCTGGCGATATTGCAGCAATCATAATTGTTTTAGAATTACCACCCAACGTTTCCTTGAGGAGATAAGTTAACACTGAATCACGATAAGGTAC
It includes:
- the kif1 gene encoding kinesin family member 1; this encodes MNVQVAVRVRPFNSREKERNAELIVQMNNKSTILTRPSALRANPLAAPTADDEKSFSFDYSYWSYDSNDPHFASQSTVYNDLGKEVLKNAWDGFNCSIFAYGQTGSGKSYSMMGYGEEKGIIPLICEELFQRIQSTPSNSNEQTIYKTTVSYMEIYNEKVKDLLNPNNNKTGGLKVRNNPSTGPYVEDLSKLAVKSFSEIDMLMDEGSKARTVASTNMNATSSRSHAVFTIVFTQSKIDKTRGTAIDRVSKISLVDLAGSERANSTGATGVRLKEGANINKSLSTLGKVISALAENSTSKKAVFVPYRDSVLTYLLKETLGGNSKTIMIAAISPADINYEESLSTLRYADSAKKIKTVAVVNEDAQSKLIRELQGEVERLRAMMDQGGQYHANDSKLMNSDYDETVSTLNEKIEQYEKLMAELNKSWEEKLSEAEAIREDRMAALKDMGVAIKVVSSIPHLINLNEDPLMSESLIYYVKEGKTRIGRSDSEIPQDIILNGLNIHKEHCIFENINGKVIISPSNNFMNNNNNKENSSSTTPTSSKSPSKPKSEKEKENNNDDDDGEKKLDRSYIYVNGVEINKPTILTTGNRVILGNNHIFRFNNPEEAIKIARERNQTTGGIVSSTKSPVDQIMDYDFALNELASIQGTLAMSKHINDKQEYKKQMRALYDQIRLQLENDCDPEVKEQREKLALLAFRRWRSKVHRSKLLNKISFIILSLNEANAISSTLNKKINLSLKLYSVFPEPDQISDNIEPEIDWRKTQILIKATDSSTGESTLVTDQDFVDRIYLMRELYQNDGRLDTELPEDPFQFTFTKDSLIGVSHVYLKNTLYLVESNRPVPILDENGNQKGYLNLLVSSSSTDITESERGLYLENPSNNKSLLLGKNLEITIGFEGFSEFIDENKFSDVFIKFNFPNQNGTIVDTFLTEPQPISAFIDQKRIVITSLTESLINLLQTQYVSFEIRGHKKSKQQPKLTSSSSSASTTSSSSKNQPMLENFEFLATLNILESEKNTGTDDQYKPVHILEDPDVYNTHLPSVTFRLKKDKTNRQILFKVIKNESNSIIKECKSARISDIKIFGKRDNPLLSSSATPNTPNTPNNSRIAGIQNTPGTPMTPYSNQTNNQQSSSSQPPLPQQQGTPYNPQSNNPNVISNAPPTPNSNLLKDLSLAANVQTSSSSSSSSLNVLLNNQQQQQQSQQSQQQQQQQSQQSSETSSTTNSITNSASNSSLSLLVNNQTTNSNNSGGNIFEIPVLSCTDDSVLLLWKTNDPSFIFNQKTRKGDKILFKLTFDLLIQGFPDVVSISKDIAIKILSSESMPSATMPDGTSSSSMSNLLDKFKTHFKGESILSEPSIHAGSVFSINLTKSRQQEHQNRIGEMIDAHQENILKLGYAMKMEKLRQELDLREKLTNLKEKTIDSTNTDDVNAANGVAESSNSSTIDVEEIVKKMLLMNSTHQQQQQNFSSPSSTSPTLVNGESSPKSGRSSNTTSSSSGGGGGGGRKRSSTIVEVKVKEVPSSALLKEDETSGYLKKKSAFKEEWKPRWFVFKKPYLYYSHNQKDTHKLKKIDLTNSSVAITQDEVPFGFAIIQLRRVWLLQANSVEDRDKWVQTLDPLRKVTELKDEELRTAKQQIEKSSSQLDQIKSQLQTGQQIVLAKQKEIEELTNTISQLQLEKEINTQQFDGLRDEIQNRDEELEQYKSQQSQKINQLSGQVNKLENVTQEKELTIGSLSSTLNNTNQIIELINEQSKSYKNVAEMEIESLRDETTQLRETSQLLANRLKECRSSIQSAESLLSERDLEITQLKALLTQQEESSGITSLNLKNLQSDQTMKQGQIDILSKTVQQSTATIQNISSQLDSTTKASDSKDEQITSINSAYKDESDRLKDQTTQLNSLTTNLRQQMRSLEQTHLQQKETSASDQKTLLLLLHDMEQGLTRASQTITDQSAQVTVLKKQLEDSKKSNEQLPTVEKQLSLMKDRLIQSENQLIDRECENTILSDKLKLWEEEIKIKDSKLSLLENNVKEVRAEYANGMAFSREFSQHHTDSGSISGKFNRRSKQISAEEQMETLRESSIAHQSHNAFLNSQIQRLETEMRTQEKVYSDTIQRIKKDLQQRNQQNIAFMKHQVGDEIVKKMEDVTASMEILKKKYFVSLVVAAKLQNAMMGNICNVDAYELYEQSVVEHILDQDQWPNWIAQTISTQNKHL